tataaaGACCGCCACTTCAGTATTAttgaataattatgaaataaaaatataattaatctCTCATCGCTATCATATATACAACAAATAAGTCATATATATGTACAACAAATAAGTCATATAtaaccaaaacggctcaaaattatttagagcccttttaaaaaagcggctctaattcgagcagttttaagaaaaatggctctaattagagtcgttttgttaaaacgactccaacaaaaacaactcaaaaagccattttttttgtagtgatgaaAGAAATTCTTAAATGTATCATGTGAGATATTGTTTTATTAGAGCAATCTATTTCTCTAATTGAGttataaaagtattaatttattattcaatgaaaaaaaacaaacaagtcatagtttataatattactctttcATAACCCGGTCAGTCAAGtacctaataatattattctgtctttttatattctattaattaattcaagaattgtgtcttctttattttaaatgtttgaatATATGGCGTCTACTTTACATTATTTTTGTAATGTAGTAAACTTGTCAATGTTAAattacgtacgtacgtacgtacattaaatattataattatacgTATTGCGTGTACTATACGGCTCTTGAAAAGCGATCCATTTCACTTTTCTCCTCGTTTAATGTTACCACATGCATGCCCCCATGGTTTATGATCAATCTGTTTCCCGTGATTGGTGGCACCTTAATTTACGACTTTACCCGTTTTGGTCTTCGATAACGACCCAACGACCAAGCATATGCTTTAATTCTGGATGCACCTTAAATTCCAAAGACACAAGGAAAATTAACATTGTGTTTTTCTATTCTAATTCATTGACCCAAAAGAAAACGACCAAGAAGAAACCTCTCCGCCACCAGTTCTAACAAGGAGATGTGTTTGGTGCTATTCTCtcttatatatttgttttgtaaaTTTATTGTGCGAGTCCTATAAATTTAAGGGTAAATTTATATAAGtaagtacaaaaaatataaaatagaatgaaaccaaacatttttctcTTATGAGAAGGCTATATATGGTTGTAGTTGTATTACGTTTTTGTTGTGGAAGACTGAGAAAATTAAAGTCCATCTAGGCATGCTTATGACGGTGCCATTATTGATGGATTTTGCTCTAACGTATCATGAAACCTCATGAAAATCATCAACGACCATGATAAAATGGGTGTGaagaataaatttatttatttggaagaacttcacttataactcttaatctttcattacttttgaaataaggtaaccaaactttaaaaagtgtcaatttttGGTATccagttttcaattttttttcaatttcgaccattttagaattttcctttaaatcctatcaaaattttcaaaatacctctcatttttttaaggaaaaaaaatacaaggatttaagtgttggttagaatttaacgagatttgcaaaaatactcatgtctgaatctttttaaaaaaattataatttaaaaaaaaaaaaaaaaaaaaaacacacaagagtattttaagaatttttttaggatttaacggaaaattttaacggagaatgaaattgaaaaaaaaaaaaaaattaaaagatgaatatctAAAAGAcacttttttaagtttaagtaccttatttcaaaagtaatacTTTTAAAAGTTTGAGCACCATAAATAAAGTTTTCCCTATTTATTTACTTAACAAATTAAGCACTAGCTAGATGTTAATTCAATGCAATATCAAAGTGATATATCTTATCATGATCTCATATTTAGAAGTCAATGTCAATGGTCAAGACCCACAATCTAATGGAATTCCCATTACCTATGACACATAAGTGAATTACGAATATTGATGGTAGAAAATGCTTCCCATACTTGGCTGTGGGAGCTGTATGCTTCTTTGAATTGTAATTCGGTGCTTATCCTTATTAGAACACTGTAACCGGTTTTCTtaaatttcattcatttttataaatgtaagaacaaattttaaaagttataccCTAAATTTAGGAAAGCGAAAGTGGTTCCCTTAACatgattttaatattaaaaaactctctttctctagcatttatttgaaacaatatttaaatgatttctctttcatctctctctctcccatcatttattttaaaaaatatttaagtagTATAAGGAAATGATAATAGAAGTTATTGTGGAGTGCATTTTAttagggaagcaaaaaaaaaaaaaaaatagagaagcaaaaagtgGTGTAGTTCCTTAAATTGAGCAAAAGTTTAAGGGAAGCTACTGCTTTTACTCTTAGGAGAACTATCTTCTAGTTATGTTGTTGCACGCTGTCTCAATATATATGGTggatttttcttaaaaataattaataaaagtaaaagttgcttTGTGGGCAAAGGTGGTTAAGAGTTATATCTTGGGCTGATAATATATCATATCTTATAACTtcaatttctctctttctcataagaaaacttaaaattaaatcttgaccaattaaaaaaactatatatactAATGTTTTTAAGGTACCTcaaccaaatccaaaaccaacaACCCCGAATAACTAAGACATTCAACTCCTAATATGTAGCATTAATTCTCTTTTAGGTCATATTGACGTATGcgcatgtgtgtatatatatacactcagGTTAGGATAATGCACTTGGCTCTTGCTCAAAAATTGGGAATATTAGTTACTTTAATAAGATTCCTACAACATAAAGGCTTAGTTTAGAGTGCAACTTTGTAAAGTACCGAAATCCTCTAGTACGTATGTGAAAATAAATCTTTACACAAACAAACTTCATGCATTTAGCCAATAATTCTAAGCCCTGAACCCACATGGGACATAGCGTAGAGTTTTGTCCAAAGGGCGTTTTGGTCTCTCTAGTCCCTGCAACGTTTTACACATTCTACTTTTCAACATTCTAGAAGTATTTCTTGCTAAGTCCCTCACAAAATTTTGCACACTAAATTCCTATAAATACGTATCCTACATGCCTCATTTTCCCAATCAAACTCACTTGTTCTTATATTAATTGTAGGTTTCAGACCAAGATGGGTTTGTGCAAGACACCACTAGCTCTTCTTATTTGTCTCTTTGGCTTAACCCTACTCCATTTATCCGATGCCCAAGACACCGAACAAGACTACCTCAGTGCCCACAATGCCGCCCGTGCAGCGGTGGGAGTTCCGGCGCTGATATGGGATGAACAAGTAGCTGCATATGCACAAAACTATGCTAATACACATATTGGCGATTGCAATCTTGTGCACTCTCAAGGTGGGTCTTACGGTGAAAACCTTGCATGGAGTAGCGGCGACCTGTCAGGCACGGCGGCGGTGAACATGTGGGTAGACGAGAAGGCGAGCTATGACTACAACTCTAACTCTTGCGCTGCTGGGGCCATGTGCGGGCACTACACTCAGGTGGTGTGGCGCAATTCTGTTCGTTTGGGATGTGCTAAAGTTCGGTGCAACAATGGAGGTACGTTCATCGGCTGCAACTATGATCCCCCAGGCAACTATATTGGGCAGAAGCCTTACTGATGCAGAATATGACGGGGTGCGTGGAACAAGCAGTGCtatttcattttatgtctaCATCCCTTTTAGTATGTTCAAGTTATGTTTCAACGATCGATAATTGCCAGTCTTGCGTTGAGGAATCCGGTAATTCTTCCGCAGAAGGATGGAAAACTCTACGTAATGATCAGCCAGTTGTCTACTTGTAGTCGTTAGAATTACTATTTATCTTTCTATGTTGTTTTCCTTACCAACGTACGTACGTTAATCTTGAAGAAATGTGTAGACATTTATAAAAAGCCATGTACACCCGGCccttttattaagaaatgaaatatttaatatatattttgagatggaatttctctttttaaggtgtcactcttcttctttttgggtaGTCATGGACTCATGATCGAAGGTTTACCAAACTTTATAATTGGCCAGTGTCATACCGGTTCAACCGTAAACGTGTTTAAGATAAATAATATATCCATcttttagaaagaaaagaataaaatggtATTACCAAGTTAAGGGTCTCACATGGCTtaaccatgtatatatataatatataagctAGCTCTTGAATACTCTCTCCTTCTAAGCTAGTTTTCAAATGTGAGTTATACTCAGAATTTGCATCATTTGATATCAGAGACAGGCTCCACCTCGTGAAGAAGAGGGCAACCAATGCGATATAGTAGGCTGTTATGAACGTCAGATTCGGAAGCGTGATGGTAATTAAGCTACACTTAATTAACCATGTGTATTTAAACTCTTGGGCACTATCCCCTTACATCTGGTTTCGGATAACTTTTTCATACATTAAATCACGCTAGCTAGCTATGATGAATTATTTGATTaatgttagagtatatttggATTACCCTAAAATTATGGATTTAATGAGAAGACTAATGTTTCCTGCACAACCATTaatgtacacactttgtacaacaaagctgatgtgaaaatgattttcacaataattgtacatacttttttgttttcactttcaagaagaaaaaaaaaaattgaaaaatcatttCCACGTCAGTTttgttgtacaaagtgtgtagATTAATTATTGTGCATGAAACATTACTCTAATGAAAAGAATATTGTATTGCTTTTGATAAAGATCAGATTAACTTGATTATGATTATATTTCATATgcaagctctataaatagaacattttgtattgtaaactcaTTAAaggaataagagcaacaatgtagcACTTTCGGATTTATCCTGTGTACGTAGGTCATGGATCGAACCACATAAAatctttgttcttattttctttattccgtttttcattttatatttctatagcattatcttttctttcactactaattgataaatttaaataatttgatttatttacgATTTTCAAATTTCATGATTTGATACCTATAATTTGAGCAAATGAAATGACACTGTTGGATGGATATTTTCTATACGTGTTTGCTTCATGATCATCAGTACAATTGGTAACCATCTGGCTTTAGACTAGTGCATATAGCAAGGCTAAACTTGGTAACCATTTTGAGTTGTATGTTactacttttaattttttgaaagaaagtaaaaaagttaGGTTAGAAGAAATTCCTTCTATCCAATTGATTAAATTAACCAAAATCTATCTTAAAAACATGTAGATCAAGTATATGATTCtctcatatgcatttttaataaaaaaaaaatggaaaatgtgTCTTTCATATTCTAAAGATAAATgccaatttaataaaatgagttaaagaaatttcttctacctcattttaaaaataaaaataaaaaataaaaaataaaaaatccgaAAAGTAAAGTAATATTGGCATCCTTTAGTTGATACTATCTAGAGTTCCAAAATTAGAGAACGGTAGGTACCGTGTGCATTTCTTTTTGGGCCAACCTAAGCATTATATTAAGAGGTGTTTACATGACCATCAAATTTACATTACATTTGTTTACATTTTctctaaccattttttttttttttatagaacttcatttataaccccttgatcttttatcacttttgtaaaaagatacttaagatttaaaaaatgtcaatttaaaatatccatctttcaatttttttttttcaatttcaaccctctattagaattttcttttaaatcctatcaaaatttctaaaatatcccttctttttttaagaaaaaaaaaattgctaggatttaggtgtttgtcagaatttaacagaatatgcccaaatctttgaaattttttataaattcttgtaaaaaataaacataatggtattttggaaattttgataggatttaacgaaaaattctaacggatggttgaaattgaaaaaaattaaaagatgaataccctaaattaaatttcgatacttttttcaaaagtgataaaagatcaaaagttataagtaaagtttacTATTATCCCCTAATGTCATGGGCAAgcccaacatatatatatatatatatatatatatatatatatatatatatatatatatatatatatatatatatatatatgtacatccTGGATCGTTGACATTGGCTATTACGTTTTTAACTCTTAACGTACCTACCAATGATTTGATTGAGTTTGAGATTAATTCATTCACAAAAGGGGTAAAATATGTAGTAGTTTAAGAGAGTTATGATCTTGTTGGGAAATAATCCCGATCTCGCCCAATGGGCCAGATTCACGGCCCATCAGAATCATACTCGGCTAATTAGCCGAGTCTGCGTATTTAAGGCGGTAATTTGCCGACTTCCACGATATGGCTAAGGACGGTAAATTACCGACCTTGTACCAGCCAGGGAGGAAACCCCACTACCTACACGACCGCTACTACTTAGGAAGATGTCCCCACGATCTAAGAGCAGTTGAAGACCGACTGGACCACGATCGCGTCGGCGGTTGAGAACAGATTCCAGTAGTGGTCGTGAAGCATTATTCTCCACGATCTCCAAACGGTTAAAAAACCAACCTGGCCACGATTGTTAAGCGTGTGCCCTGATCCCACTCCAAACCTGACACGTGGTCCAACGAAAGAACCAGATCGCTTGCAACACGACATGTATAAATACCTCACTACTGGGCAGGTAATTTAGATTTGCTCATTCTGATTATAAGAGTGATATACACTTAAGATAAAAACTGAcaaaggcatcggagtgggattgtcggattCCCCCCGACCTAGTTTGTTTTACTTGCAGGATAGCGAAGATAGGCTCGACTGGTTCATCAACTACCATATcagaaactgttctaacagaTCTTTAATTTGACATCTCAAGAAACAACTTTTGATCACTTTATCCATGTGGTAAGGTGGTTCCCTAGCTAGCTAtctaattttagaattttttttctaaaaataaaataaaataaaagtaaaagttgtcacGTGAGAAAAGGTGGTCATGAGTTATGTCTTAGGGTACGTgaaaatgtatcatatctcagtTTAAGATCATGAAAGATTATTTATTACTTCcgaattacttaccaaaaacaTATAGGCTCTGTTTGTTAATTAATGTTCTATAAAtggtgttttttaaaaataggaaaaaaaaaaagaaaaaaagaaattaagtgttatgatataattatataaaatgtaagaataattttgagtgttctaagttgttttttattttattttttattttttgagaggaaaaaacaagaggaagaagaaaaaaatgttatcaaACAAAGCATAGCTATGTTAGTTAAAAttcttgtttttgtgttttctcttcttaaaacaaaaatgttcacaaacaattaaaaattaggaaaaagtacacatatccccctcaaactactactcaattgcCAATgtcccccttaaactaccaattgtattaatgggcttgtttggcaaagaacagaacagaacagagtagtgggttgttagttttggaattagtaaaaagtgatgatgtgatataaagtaaaaagaatttgtatagaaaagtgaaaaaaaaaaattgtattgtagtgaatttttttatttaaataataaaaaaaaaattattgatgtgatataaaaagtaaaaaaaatgagaatattttgatgtgaattgttattgaaaaatgtgaaaaaatgaaaaaaaaataatgagaataGTGTTCTCAACTACCGTGTAATGTTATGTTGTTTGTCAAACATACCCAATGTCctccctaagaccaacaaaaaaacaaaaatgaccataagttttttttcaataagacaaaaatgtctttataaattcgaaaaaaaataaaaaataaaaaaaaactaaaaaaataaatttttaaaaaacaaattaaagaaaaaagatttttttttttaaaaaaaaaaaaaaccgaaaaaggaacgaaaaataagaagaaaaaaaaaactgaaaattatatatatataaaaaaaaaaaaaaaaaaacctgtttttattcttttatttaatttttaatttttgttttttgttttttgttttttgtttttttttgtacaacttttttttattttttattttttttaataatttttttagttttttttttttaaaaaaaaaaattaataattttatgaagggtatttttgtcattagtgggaaaattgacattttttggtagtttaggaggggagattgacacaattggtagtttgggggggacTTTGACAATGAGATGATAGTTTAATGAGGTTATATATACTTTtccctaaaaattaaaacactttgaaaattacaaaaagactcttcaaaacacattaatgcatgttaaaataaatatataaaatggagaatatatgtgaaagaaagaaagagcggAAGAGAGAAAGCGAAAATAtattaaggactacattgtattaagtagtatattatttatattacaagagacctctatttatagagaggcTATAAGTGATGGGCAAATAACCCTAGACTAATTAAGGTAGTAAATAAATCTTAATAGAGAATAACTAGACTAATTAAGGTAAGAAATAAGCCCTAATACGAAAgacaataatatattctaacaatgcACACATAACCATTGCTTTAGAAACACTTTGTAGACAAGTCGGAAATGGGCTACTCGTTTATCAAaataggaaaaaggaaaaagggaagaaaaaaaacaataatgttCCGAAATCTACCCGGAAATGGCGCCCCATTTGAAGGCATAGGGTGGGAATATACCTTTTCTCTCATGCGAAGGCATAAAATTAGGGTCATATTTGGCTGCCTGAAAATCTGTTCGAGGTTTCATAACCTTTAACAGATTGTCATAACCTTTTTCTCAAATAAAGAAGGAATAAAGTTTCCCTTCAAATTGtgtcaaaaaatattaaagcatTTTTCTGACATATTGAACGCGGGATCAATTtaagagtttgtttgtttgtgtagGCAGAGATAATTCCAATGCTTAAATCGGAATTAATAGTAGCGTTTGAGGAATGGAAACAACAACTCAGTAGACTAGAGGTTTTTGGAGGGCCAAAAGTTCCTCTTAATTGATTGGAGTTTGCCTTTTATAGTACTATCACATAATTGTTAGGGTGAGGATTCTCTACAATTTGTACactctcaaattatgtgaatttatgcATTTTTTGCATCGAATGGCATGACAAATactacctattaaaaatgtgacatgtaaTTACTAAtgaaattgagtatattttcattATATTCTTGTGCTTTATGTCGTAGAaaagctttgaaaaaaaaattatcgttTGATTTAGTGAAGAAGAAGCGACGTCTCttcaaaaatgaagaaaaaatcttttgaaatgaaatttttgtttggcTGCCTCATGATCATGTCATATGTTTAATAGATAGCATTTTTCACACGTTCGatgtaaaaaatgaaatgaattcacataatttgacaATGGATCTAGATCCCTGAAATCGAGGAGATCTCGAGAGTGGATCCCGAAGTATCTTGATATTTGTTGTTGAATCTTATCCCTGCTTCACAAATTGAATCTTATCCCTGCTTCACAAATTAGCCGAATTGATGTCGTAGATTTTGGGGGATTGGACTTCCTGTCGACGCAATGcccaagaaagaatttttttttttttttttttcaaccatgGTACGTTTGATACTTGGAATTACTATTCTATTAgcaaaagaaataattattgtCGATCCAATTGGGAGCTGGAAGGTAAAGCACTTCAAGAGGAGAGCCTTCGCAATTAAAAGGGTTGGATCCAATTGGGTTTCAGGGTTGTTGATAGTGGTGGTGGTGATGTTGTTGGTAATGAAGCTAGGGGATGAGGAAATATACCAGCGGTGAGGGTTCATGATGCTGGTGGTGGTGATCCCAGCCTTTCTTTTTgatttgtaagttttttttattgttttttaatttgttattatgattttatattttttagtgtttttagttttttaatttttaatgagcATATGGCCACGTCTCGGCCCAGCCTTTGGACGTGTACTTCTGTCAATTTCATAGATGAATGAACCATCTCCGTTTTTAGTCACGATTGAAGTAAAATCTACGATATGAATTGAAACCAAAATAAGCGTTTGTAAAGTTGTTAAACCACCGGGGGTAATGACTCTAATGAGCGTTTAAAAGAGTCTGAATGAGATAGTAACTTGTTTGTAGTGGTCGGCTATCTGGGTGAGATCATGTCTGAgacatatatattgttaatCTGAATAAGATTGATGGGTTTTTCGAATAAAGTTTTTAGGTATGAAGAGCAGAACGTACTTGCATGATTCAAAGGGCTTGTACTGATCTTCTTTCTCAGCATTAATTCGGTTCAACAAATCTACTATTTGCTAGACCCTAAATTAGATTTCAGATTATAAAGTAgtttttactaattttatagAGGTCTTCTGCATTATATTAATATGCTTTTAGCTTAGGTTTGGTTTATGTTAAATTCACTGGCCGGGTTGGACTGGAGTACAGATCAGGTTTTGATCTATATTGGTTAATTTGAACCTTCTACACTCGTTTTTATATGATATATTCATGTGTTTATCCAGCATGTTGTATTTTGTATTACTGTAATTTATGCAcagtgaaaattaaaatttggcCTTCTTCTGAGATTTTAACGTTCCAGTGGAATGCATGTAATTGTTAATTTCATAATCCCCTTTAGCGATGAATACAAATCCCATGATTTATGAGATTGATATTAACGCGAGATACGATCTCGATCTTCAGCTACAATGAATGTAGAGTTCTACAAGAAATAATCTATCAAAAACCTATAAAAGGGACACAATGCATCAGGTAATTAAAGATGActttattcctctaaaaaaatcCTAGCCCATTACTTTATTTTCACTCCAAACATAAACGCTAATATAAGCTTCGGAGTGTCCCTAATCCTTAACCGGCGGGCCGTACCGAAAACTACATCAACAAAAGCCAATTATGATTGGCCTTCTTCTTTGGTAAATGGTCGAATTGTGACAAAAAGAATAATGTTGGTTTATCTAGCCTTATTTTTAAGTAGTCCTGtgctttcatatatatatattcactattCTGAAATCAGTCTTTCCTTCTAGAACTTATTTCGTGGTCATGTTTATTGATCTCTCATCCTATATCTATTCAACAAGTTGGTGATTGTATTAGGTGGAAGATTTATTTAATGAAAGATTAATCAATGACATAtcaagtgaatttttttaattacgtACTGATCAGGGAAGAtagatgttttttttctttcaaatattcATAAATCTCATGAGTTTCTTTAGTCTAGTCATGGGCTTCATATTTGTTATGCCAAGTGTTTATATCTAggttgacttttatttttaaagataaactttaatttatttaacttcTCGAGCTTTTATCATTAATTGTTGTAATCTCCTTTCAAAGTTCAAAgactttcaatttagtgtacATCGACTGCTTAACCAAAATCAAAAGACAATAAGTAAACGTCACCCCTTTCATGTCAGTTTTTCGACAATAGACATTTACAACACGACATCATTGGCCTATCTTTTGTAGTGATGATCATAGTTTGTCCTCCCAACTCCAAAAGAATATATATCCAATCTTTTGGAAATGAGATTCTTTTGGAAATAACATGAAATCAAAGAGATTGTTTGGATGGAGATGCATGTGCGTGTTATATGTAAGTCAACTTCACATAATTTATCCCAATTTATATCAAAGTCCGCCAAAGTGGGCCGGGGCACAGATTGCGTTATATATCCATGATTTGTCCAAAACGCGGATGACTAAATCATAAGTCATATGAAATTACCGTGCGATGATAGATCGACATAGATGTTTCACCTAACGATAATCATATTACATGGGAAATAGTATTCTTCCTCTCAAGGTAATTAGCGTAGAGTTTGGTTCAAGAGGCTGGCGTTTTGGTCGGATCAGaatcctttcaaattatttgtttaaatttaagagaatttgagTAGGTGATTGGGAGACACCATTTATGGGGGAAAATAGTATTCTTCCTCTCGAGGCAACTAGCGTAGAGTTTGGTCAAAGAGGCCTTCgaacaggtgattgtgagacaCTATTTATGGGACCCACCTGACCTG
The sequence above is drawn from the Alnus glutinosa chromosome 11, dhAlnGlut1.1, whole genome shotgun sequence genome and encodes:
- the LOC133882102 gene encoding pathogenesis-related protein 1-like, which encodes MGLCKTPLALLICLFGLTLLHLSDAQDTEQDYLSAHNAARAAVGVPALIWDEQVAAYAQNYANTHIGDCNLVHSQGGSYGENLAWSSGDLSGTAAVNMWVDEKASYDYNSNSCAAGAMCGHYTQVVWRNSVRLGCAKVRCNNGGTFIGCNYDPPGNYIGQKPY